Part of the Macadamia integrifolia cultivar HAES 741 unplaced genomic scaffold, SCU_Mint_v3 scaffold337, whole genome shotgun sequence genome is shown below.
GAATCCTTGGGCTAAGAGTTTAGTAAACGGGactcatggtttgaggaatcagaatcaaaattgaatctaCGATTTCGGTCTAATCAAGATCGAAATCACTTCATTCACATttgaatttctagggtttcgatAGATTTTGATTGATCAGACTAGAATGAATGGGAATTGGGTAGATCAATCACAACTGAATCCAATACGAATGGGTCGATTCATTGACCTGATTCctggtttttaaaaccctaattggatGAGGCAAGGAGGAGAAGTCAatgttaattaaaaaaaaaaaaaaaacatgagaaaGGAAATTagcatatgcaaaaaaaaaaattcttcgcGTATGTAAAGTTAATCCAGACTCAAAGAAGTGCGGGGTTGCATAAGAAAGTATTCAAAGTGTTGTTCCACTCCTACCGTGAGTAATGTTAATGTAAATGTGAAGATCCAACACATATCCTTCTGCTTCCATATATCTCTTCACCCTTTACTTGACAAGAAGTGAGACACGTATTGAATTCTCATATGTACATCCAGGTGAATGCTCGTGCAGTAGATCCAATCTCAATATAACCTAGCTGTAAAAGAGTGATGGTAATTGCTCCtaaagaacttttttttttttttttttttgggtagaaatttgctcctatagagagagagagagagagagattccgtTTACTTTAACCTATGTATGTTGTTTATGGCTAATCCGAAGACTACAGAATGTgtagaaaatcaaaataatactTAAAGATATTTATTAATAGAATCTACTCCACGAtatcattttttatgtttttttccttccccttcTGATTCATCTTAGTTTATAAAGAGACTGTAATCGTGCTACCATGACTAAGCATATGTTAAAAGATTTTACAGCAGGAGATGATGTTGAAGGCTCCAAATCCCACTCTCTTTATTCAAATTTCATGTAGGGATCCATAAAATGTTAACAGTCCAGTACTACTGGTTGAGTACCTTCACAGAATCACAGGAAGGAACTTATCAAAACCAAACAATGTAATGAGTCAACCCAAGACCTTGTGATTTGTTGTCGCTATGTTAATTACTGTAAATAATGGAAGTACAAAGTACAAATCAAAACCcacaaaaataagaagaaaaaaatgtcaaaCATCTCTCATCTCCAGTGCTAAATGAGGTCTGCACGTTCTAATAACATATAGCAAATGGGTTTTATTTAATTCTGTTCTTGTTGAATCTTATGAAAAACACAGATGATACCATAGCTTATCTGATTATTTTAAACCCTTCTTGAGTTGAAGCATATAAAAGAAGTACTTTGTTGTTATCTTGGATATTGGGTAACCAGTTTCTTAAAAGAAGAGATGGACAGAATTCTTGATATCCTCTTCTTGTTTCCTTTGTTGTTTTTGCTTcttcaaccttcttcttcccatcCCTTATGTACTGACTCAAGTGGGTATCACATCTCTCTCTGTTCCTAGCTTATAtcttattaactattttttatttttttttcaaagctgCATTCTTAGTTCATGTAATTGTTGTAACAGCGGCACCCCTTACTCCAAAGACTCCTCTCACCTTCTGTCCTTACAATGGGAGCATCTGCTGTGACTCCATCAAGGATTCGCAGTTGCAAAAACAGTTTTTGTCAATGAACATCTCAGATCAAGCCTGTGCTTCTCTTATGCAATCGATTCTCTGTGCTGTAAGTCCTCTTTGATGACTAATTTTGGAGGAGTCATAGCTATCTAGTAACTGTACTTCAAAGTCACATTGGATTCAAAGTGATAGCATGATCACTTGACTGTTACATCATGgccttcatttatttttctttctgcaTAACAGCACCTGACCTCATAATGTTAGCAAAATGTAGAGAACTTCAAGTTCTAGATATATATGAAGCCATGTTTCtcattttcatatttgaagtTGTAAAGGATAGCACATAAATTACCCTCCAAAAGTCTTCAAATTTCATTCTTCCAACCTCTTGTTTCTCGGAGCATACTTATCAATTCCCATGTGTTATTTCTGTGTTTTAATGACATCTTTGCCTTTCCTGCACATTGATATGTCTGCAGTCTTGTGATCAATTCTCGGCGGAGCTATTCACAATTGAATCTGGAGCTCGAACAGTTCCTGTCCTATGCAACTCCACCATCTTAGAGGATTCAACCCAGTCAAACAGTTCTGCAGCAAATGATTATTGTGGAACAGTATGGGATACATGCAACAATGTGACTATGTTGAATTCCCCTTTTAATTCTTCACTTAATCCCAATTCCTCCTCCAAACTAACTGATTTTTGGTCGTCAAAAAATGAATTCTGCAATTTATTTGGTGGAGCTTCTAGTAATGAATCGGTATGCTTCAGTGGAGAAGCAGTTACACTTGAAAATACGGAAATTCAGGATCCCCCTCCTAATGGTCTGTGTATTGAAAGAATTAGCAATGGATCCTTCCTCAATTTGGCTCCTCATCCTGATGGTTCCAATCGTATTTTCTTAGGGGACCAAATGGGTAGAATATGGTTAGTAAGTGTTCCTGCTATGGGTTCTGGGGAAACGATAGTAGTCGATGAATCGAATCCATTTCTAGATATAACCAATCAAGTACATGTTAGTGATTCATTTGGGGTGATGGGTATTGCATTTCATCCAAACTTTGTCCACAATGGCCGCTTCTTTGTTTCATTCAATTGTGATAAGACTGAATGGCCTGGATGCTCTGGAAGATGTTCATGTAATTCAGATGTGAATTGTGATCCTACTAAGCTTGGTCTTGATGGTGGCTCCTTCCCATGTCAGTACTATACTATTGTCTCAGAATTTACAGCTAATGGTACCAATGCACAGATACTTTCCTCAATGGTACATACATTTCCTCATACTTCCTCATCACAAATTCTCACTTTAGGGGGATAAATCTAATAgatttctttcttgattttgtttccCAGGCAGAAGCAAGCAGTCCCACTGAAGTCAGAAGGATATTTTCCATGGGTCTTCCATTTACAAATCATCATGGTGGCCAGCTTCTCTTTGGACCAGAAGATGGATATTTATACTTTATGATGGGAGATGGTGGAAAAGATGATCCCTATAATTTTGCCCAAAACAAGAAATCTGTGCTTGGGAAGATTATGAGGCTCGATGTCGATAACTTACCAAGTGAGTACCACCAAATTACAAATACAATCTCATCAACTCTGTTTTCATATCTTACTTGTAATTACAAATTCAGCATTTTCTAGGTGTATGCATAGTTTGAGTTTTGAAGTCATTGTGAGGATCTATTGATGCTACTACTAATAGAAAGGTGAAATCAAAGAAGGCATAGTAGATCTCAAAACTCATATCCCATAAGATAGCTGAATTGTATACCACCTTGTTTTCAATCCATAAGCTAGGCTGATAATAGTACGATATGCCTGCCTCCCATAATTGGGAAAAATCTAAGTTGCTGTTTCTACCGCATCATGGATACTCTGTTTTTCTCTATGATAGATCTTGTgtccccttctttcttttgatagaACAGGAGTAacataaaaattttatgtacTTGAATCATCTCTTGCACTTCCTAGACCATGTAGTTTTCACATTTCACTCTGGCTTATGCATTCCCAGCTGCAAAAGAAACAACTCAACTTGGTCTATGGGGAAACTATTCTATACCACAAGATAATCCATATTCTGAAGATCCGACATTGCGACCTGAAATTTGGGCGTGGGGATTCAGAAATCCTTGGCGTTGCAGTTTTGATGCAGAAAGGCCAGAATACTTTATGTGCTCAGATGATGTCGTGGTGAGAGATTAATAAGTTTTCTTGCAATCATGTAGAAATGACTGAAGCATCTTCTCTACTATCATTCTTGTGATTCTGTATTTGTTAAAGTCTCTAAACAATCTTTGAATCTTTTAGTCCACATATGAAGAGGTGAACATGATAACAAAGGGCGGGAACTATGGATGGCGTACCTACGAGGGTACTTATCTTTTCAATACTACAGATTCACCTGGAGGACATACATCACCCAAATCAATAAATGCCATATTCCCTGTAATGGGATACAACTTCTCTGAGGTAAATAAAGGCGACGGATCAGCAGCTCTCATAGGTGGCTACTTCTATCGTTCTATGGCTGATCCATGCATGTATGGAAGGTTAGTTCAATTGTGCCTGTCATATTCAATTAATGGCTTCCATTATATATCTATCTGCAGTGATGATTATATTGGTAAATGTGGTACAGATAGGTGAATTCATGTGATAAAGTACATTACAACCATCTCACTGGTCAAGTTTCAGTCCCAAACAAGTAGGTGAATCACCTAAAAACTGAACCTTAAGGGGGAGAAATCATGAAAAAACTATAACTCACTCTTTACCAATCCCTTGCTTGTTTAAAagaagagcaacccagtgcacaaggctcccactactgcagccCTACGCCCTGCATCGCAGAAGAGGCagtttccaagtttcgaacctgCAACCATCAATCCCATGCATGTTTCTGGTTGAAATTTGATAGTAAACTGATTCAAGGCCCTTTCTGGCTACCATATGGCAAGAGAGCACGTCCTTGCTCCTTGGTTCAAAATATAACCAAGTTTTTATCTGAATCACAAAGTACCTTACCTTTACCTGCATCTTATCTCAACTGCAATGGAATTTCAGGTACTTGTTTGCAGACTTGTATGGTGCTGCTATTTTCGCAGGAACTGAAACCCCAGAGAACAGTGGAAACTTCACTCGTAATCAGCTTCCTTTCAGTTGTGCTCTTGATTCTCCATTGAAATGTGGCTCCACAGCAGATGGTCTCCCTGATTTGGGTTTCATACTTTCATTTGCAGAGGACAATAGTAACGATATTTTTCTCATAACTGCAAATGGTCTGTTCAGAATTGTTCAACCAAGCCGCTGCAACTATGCTTGCTCAAAGGAGCAGATTACAGCACCGTTGAGTCCAGCAGCCAGTCCTTCATATTTATCATCTGGGATTCAGTTGAGAAGACAACCTTATGTCCTGGaagctttcttctttttgttgtttcttatgCTTGGTTTTATGTTGTAAAGCTCTTCCAGATTATTGTTCTATATGCACCCAAGCGAATACTATATTCTTTCTGTGTGTACGAGACAACTAAGTTCCATTATTTTTGTCCAAAATGATCAGACTGAGCGAACTCAGAACTGAGCTCCTAGATTAATATAGACTAAACACTTCACCCATTGATTCGATATATCTCAAGCCGTTTAATGAGATCGCCAGAATCTCTATGAACCATGAAACTTGCTGATATTTCCATCAATCTTGAAACCTTGCTGGAAAATAGAAATATCGCCGAATCCTCCATGAATATCACCATCTCCTCTCTGGAATTGTGAAGCCTTAACTTTGAAAGCTTCAACCATAGAACCGgaatcttcttctccatctctggcTTTTATTTCTACCCACCtgaaaccttaaatcctaaactctTAATCTATGAAACCCTACACTGTTAAATGTGATAACTTGAACCTAAAATCTAAACGAACCCTCCAATGAATGAACCCTCTAATTGGAGAACTAAAGATGGTGAAACAGCCGCCGAAAAGAGCAAGGTTGCCTGAATCATCTCTCGACCCATCTTATTTTGCTACTGTCATCACCATCAATATTTCAATCATACATGGAGGAAAGATGTGAAGAGAGTTGAATTGTGAGAATTACAAGAGTCCAGGAACGGTCGACCGTGCATAGGGATGAGATGAAAGATAAGGGAAGAAATGAGCCACTAACTCCTTAAGGGAGATGGGAATGTGAATTGGAGGGCTAAAAAGAAAGGTGGCAATTAGAGAGATACCTTACTGATGTaatttacaaataaataaataaaataggagcTTTGGTTTCTTTTCAATCTTTCCCCTTAAAAGGGTAGATAATTCACTTACATTTTAAACCTCAAAACTGCCCTTGTAAATGATTAACACAACAGGCTCACACAGTTGATATTTCATGAAGACATGGTAATGTTGTGTTAAcaacaaataaatgaaatattacaaaaatattGGGGACTACCAACTAGAAAAGAAACAGAATGAAGTGATGAAACCTATGTAGTATTTGGAGGACAAGGATGTAGAAAGATCTTATCGAGCTTCAATGAAGCTTTCTCCAATAGACAGATAGGAGACTATACAACATCAGCCACAtgactatttttcttttctccccaTCTTATCTTCACTCAGCACAGAAGATGAGAAATTCTGTTTCGTACTGTATTATCCACTTGACTTGGGATTCTCATGGAAAAAGGCAATGAGAGGAAAGAATCAGAAAGATATAAGGCCTTAATCAAACACGCTTGATGAAATGCAAAGAAAAGCTCAGCTCCCCTCTTCATCCATTGTATAAACAGGTTTTTGCCATATCTTGGTGTTCTTTTTTGGATCATCTGTCAAACTGAGATCTGTATCATCTTCCTTAAATGTTCTAATGAAAGTTTTTGCTCCCTTCATAATTAGCCTCTCTATTATAAACAATTGGTAATTGTTCTCAACTACCGGATCCAATATACTGCTGTAGTTTGATGAATATGCCAATCTGTACCTGTATAAATTAGTGCATGACCTCGAGATCAATTTCACCACACATGCTTGCACAGATAAGCATTTGTGCATGATCTATAAGAAAACAAGAACTTCAAAGAGTAacataagaaaaagaaggtaTACGAAAACAGTTTCTTTACAgttaaaagggggggggggtagaatGATCCATTTAACAATTAGAAAAGTAAAGATATAAATTCTTCCATATCATAGTTGACCAAAATTCAGCCAATCTGTGACATAGAATCACTGCTAAATACAAAAATTAAGAAACTACCTGACAGAGAGCGAAGAAAAGAATCCTGGAGTCCTCTCATTTGAAGCAATGAAAAGAGTCCGTCCTGGGGGCACCCATTTTTCAATTCTATGGAGGATAAACTCAGGACGGGTATCCCTGTCCAGATGAGGATGGAGGCTTCTATCTACACCAAATCTGTCTTTTCTGGTTTTTATCTTATCACCTCGACGCACATGAATGGCATCATAATCACCAAGAAGACCCTTAATCTGTAGAATAAATAAGGCTTGAAAAATGAAATGTTTGACAACAATAGCAAAAAGACAGTTAAACCTCATACTCCAAATGCAACTACAGAACATGTAAACAGAAACAGCAATACCAATAATGTGAGGCAAAGGACAGTGAGATAGGTGCTCCACAAAAACAGCATACATGGTCTATTACTCCTGTGCCTGATAACAACAATGTTGTTGGCTGCCAGTGGGTGTTTACTACAATACACCTAGCCTGACAGCTCTATAGAAAAGTATAAAGCTTGGTTCGTTGCATAGATTGAAGGCGTTGATTCTTATGAGCAATTGCTCCAGTTGCAAAGCTTAATTCAGTCTGAGTTCTTTCATCAATTGTTGTACATAAGTTGTGGCCATTAACCCACAACAAGAAGAGTTTGACTTGGATGAGTAAGTTCATGATATGAAGAGCCTTTAGATGAAGAACCCTTACTAATACAGTC
Proteins encoded:
- the LOC122068047 gene encoding HIPL1 protein-like, with product MDRILDILFLFPLLFLLLQPSSSHPLCTDSTAPLTPKTPLTFCPYNGSICCDSIKDSQLQKQFLSMNISDQACASLMQSILCASCDQFSAELFTIESGARTVPVLCNSTILEDSTQSNSSAANDYCGTVWDTCNNVTMLNSPFNSSLNPNSSSKLTDFWSSKNEFCNLFGGASSNESVCFSGEAVTLENTEIQDPPPNGLCIERISNGSFLNLAPHPDGSNRIFLGDQMGRIWLVSVPAMGSGETIVVDESNPFLDITNQVHVSDSFGVMGIAFHPNFVHNGRFFVSFNCDKTEWPGCSGRCSCNSDVNCDPTKLGLDGGSFPCQYYTIVSEFTANGTNAQILSSMAEASSPTEVRRIFSMGLPFTNHHGGQLLFGPEDGYLYFMMGDGGKDDPYNFAQNKKSVLGKIMRLDVDNLPTAKETTQLGLWGNYSIPQDNPYSEDPTLRPEIWAWGFRNPWRCSFDAERPEYFMCSDDVVSTYEEVNMITKGGNYGWRTYEGTYLFNTTDSPGGHTSPKSINAIFPVMGYNFSEVNKGDGSAALIGGYFYRSMADPCMYGRYLFADLYGAAIFAGTETPENSGNFTRNQLPFSCALDSPLKCGSTADGLPDLGFILSFAEDNSNDIFLITANGLFRIVQPSRCNYACSKEQITAPLSPAASPSYLSSGIQLRRQPYVLEAFFFLLFLMLGFML